In a genomic window of Gouania willdenowi chromosome 11, fGouWil2.1, whole genome shotgun sequence:
- the LOC114471909 gene encoding gonadotropin-releasing hormone II receptor-like: MAVNLSVWVDSFLNGSVPMTLNWSPSPPIWVTPTFTVAAQCRVGATLVLFVFAAVSNLSVLISVCWGRGYRLAAHLRPLIASLASADLIMTFVVIPLDAVWNVTVQWYAGDVMCKLLCFLKLFAMHSAAFILVVVSLDRHRAILHPLDSLDAGVRNRRMLLVAWTLSLLLSSPQLFIFRTIKADGVDFTQCVTHGSFQYRWQETTYNMFHFVTLYVVPLLVMTYCYTRIFIKINEQMHKNKGVSSPYIPTGPSRGGTSSLCDSQESKCCKE, translated from the exons ATGGCGGTGAACCTTTCAGTGTGGGTGGATTCGTTCCTAAATGGTTCGGTTCCCATGACGTTGAACTGGTCTCCCTCCCCCCCAATCTGGGTGACCCCCACCTTCACGGTGGCAGCCCAGTGCCGCGTGGGGGCCACGCTGGTTCTGTTCGTGTTCGCAGCAGTCAGTAACCTGTCGGTGCTGATCAGCGTGTGCTGGGGGCGGGGCTACCGTTTGGCGGCCCACCTGCGGCCGCTGATCGCAAGCCTGGCTTCGGCCGACCTGATCATGACCTTCGTGGTGATCCCGCTGGACGCCGTGTGGAACGTGACGGTGCAGTGGTATGCTGGGGATGTGATGTGTAAGCTGCTGTGCTTCCTCAAGCTGTTCGCCATGCACTCTGCGGCCTTCATCCTGGTGGTGGTCAGCCTGGACCGCCACCGAGCCATCCTCCACCCCCTGGACTCACTGGACGCTGGAGTCAGGAACAGACGCATGCTGCTGGTGGCCTGGACCCTGAGCCTGCTCCTGTCCTCTCCTCAG CTCTTCATCTTTCGGACCATTAAAGCGGACGGAGTGGACTTCACTCAGTGTGTGACTCATGGAAGCTTCCAGTATCGCTGGCAAGAGACGACATACAACATGTTTCACTTTGTGACTCTGTATGTCGTCCCTTTGCTTGTCATGACTTACTGCTACACTCGCATTTTCATCAAGATCAATGAGCAGATGCACAAGAACAAAGGTGTGTCATCCCCCTAcat CCCCACCGGACCCTCCCGCGGGGGCACCTCCAGCCTCTGTGACTCTCAAgagtctaaatgttgtaaagaatga